From Paenarthrobacter sp. A20:
GTTCCCGCCGGATCCGTTGCTCTCGGTGGTCAGTACTCAGCCGTTTACCCCCGCCGTTCACCGGGCGGTTGGCAGTTGATTGGCCGGACCGGCGCACGGATGTGGGACCTGGACCGCGCGCAGCCAGCGCTTGTGAGGCCCGGCGACCGCGTTCAGTACCGGGCCGTGCGCGACGTCGTGACCACCGGAGCTTCGGTGGCGCGCGAACCTGAAACGGAGCACCACCCTGAGTCCGGAGTGAGGATCCTCAACCCGGGCGCACAGAGCCTCATCCAGGATCTCGGCCGTCGAGGCTTTGGCCCGCTGGGTGTCTCTGCCGCTGGTGCCCTGGACCGGGCGTCGCTGCGACGGGCCAACCGGCTGGTAGGCAATGGCTCCTCGGTCGCCGCCATTGAGACCGTCAATGGCGGGCTCACGGTTGAGGCCATCGGCGACCAAGTGATTGCCGTGGCAGGTGCGCCGACCACCCTGACTGTCCAGCCGCCGTCGTTGGTTGAGTCCGACGACGACTCCGCGCCGGGCGCGCCGCGGACCGTTCCGATGGCTACAGCTTTCGCGCTGCTCGACGGCGAAGTGCTCACCCTGGGTGCGCCCGAGTCCGGGTTCCGAAACTACGTGGCAATCCGTGGCGGAGTGGACGTTCCCGAGGTTCTGGGCAGCCGCTCGGCGGACACGATGTCAGGGATTGGACCGGCCCCACTGGCCGTCGGGCAGGAGCTCCCGATCGGCGAGGCCACGGTCTCCACCGCAGTTGGCAGCCCCGAACTGCAACCGGATTTCCCCGGCGCCGGCGTCACGGTATTGGACGTAGTTCCAGGGCCACGCGCCGACTGGTTCGACCAGGAAGCCCTGGATTCATTGTGCAGCCAGGAATGGTTGGTCACGCCGCAGTCCAACAGGGTGGGCATGCGTTTGGACGGAGCACCGCTCCAACGCACGCGCGAAGGTGAGCTTCCCAGTGAAGGGACCATGGCCGGAGCACTCCAGATCCCACCCGCTGGGCTCCCCGTGTTGTTCCTTGCGGACCACCCCATCACTGGCGGCTATCCGGTAATCGGAGTGGTTTGCGATGAACACCTGGACCGTGCCGCCCAAGTCCCTCTTGGCGGGCGTATCCGCTTCCGGTTCGTACCGGATTCACTGGACGCCACCACACCCTTCACCACGACTCCGGAAGAAGTGAGTATTTGATGCGCAAGGTCCTGATCGCGAACCGCGGCGAAATTGCCGTCCGCGTCGCCCGAGCCTGCGACGACGCCTGCATTGCCTCGGTGGCCGTTTACGCCGACATTGACGCCGACGCCATGCATGTTGGCGCCGCCGACGAAGCCTACAGCCTGGACGGAAACTCGCCCGCTGAGACGTACTTGAACATCGGGAAGCTGCTCGCCGTTGCCGCGCAGTCCGGTGCAGACGCCGTCCACCCCGGATACGGCTTCCTGTCGGAGAACGCCGAATTCGCGCAGGCAGTGCTCGACGCCGGACTTGAGTGGATAGGCCCCTCGCCGGAGTCGATCCGTCAGTTGGGCAACAAGATCACCGCCCGCGAGATCGCCGTCCGTGCCGGAGCGCCCCTGGTGGCAGGCAGCGACGGACCGGTGTCATCTGCCGCTGAAGCCCGTGCTTTTGCCGAGCAACATGGCCTTCCGCTTGCCATCAAGGCTGCTTTTGGCGGTGGTGGGCGCGGGCTGAAGGTAGTCCGCGAACTCGCCGAGGTGGAGGAAGCCTTCGACTCGGCAGTTCGTGAGGCTGTGGCCGCATTCGGTCGGGGCGAGTGCTTCGTGGAACAGTACCTGGACCGGCCCCGTCACGTAGAGGCCCAGATCATCGCGGATGTCCATGGCAACGTGGTTGTGGTGGGAACGCGTGACTGCTCGCTGCAGCGCCGCCACCAGAAACTCGTGGAAGAAGCTCCGGCTCCCTTCCTGAGCGACTCCCAGCGCCAGCAGATCTATGACGGCTCCAAG
This genomic window contains:
- a CDS encoding 5-oxoprolinase/urea amidolyase family protein is translated as METVMQTTTAKRVRSVRPVGTRAVLAELDGLQDVLALQDMLYKSPLPGQVDVLAAAETVMVVGESAAATRAIGARLLELELTTPEVTDSGLVVIDTVYDGDDLADVAELTGLSVDGVVAAHTGQIWTVAFAGFAPGFGYMVGENEALTVPRRSSPRTAVPAGSVALGGQYSAVYPRRSPGGWQLIGRTGARMWDLDRAQPALVRPGDRVQYRAVRDVVTTGASVAREPETEHHPESGVRILNPGAQSLIQDLGRRGFGPLGVSAAGALDRASLRRANRLVGNGSSVAAIETVNGGLTVEAIGDQVIAVAGAPTTLTVQPPSLVESDDDSAPGAPRTVPMATAFALLDGEVLTLGAPESGFRNYVAIRGGVDVPEVLGSRSADTMSGIGPAPLAVGQELPIGEATVSTAVGSPELQPDFPGAGVTVLDVVPGPRADWFDQEALDSLCSQEWLVTPQSNRVGMRLDGAPLQRTREGELPSEGTMAGALQIPPAGLPVLFLADHPITGGYPVIGVVCDEHLDRAAQVPLGGRIRFRFVPDSLDATTPFTTTPEEVSI